A genomic region of Pseudomonadota bacterium contains the following coding sequences:
- a CDS encoding IS66 family transposase zinc-finger binding domain-containing protein produces MRAIGEEISEQLDIEPAKVRVIRHVRKKYACPHCNQGSRPHLCRPNRSRKA; encoded by the coding sequence TTGAGGGCGATCGGAGAGGAGATCTCCGAACAGCTCGATATCGAGCCCGCCAAAGTCCGTGTCATCCGCCATGTGCGAAAGAAATATGCCTGTCCCCACTGTAACCAAGGGTCAAGACCGCATCTTTGCCGCCCCAACCGATCCCGAAAAGCTTAG